Below is a window of Burkholderia cepacia DNA.
GATGATCGCGATGGCGCTGCTGTCCGAGCCGGAAATCCTGATCGCTGACGAGCCGACCACCGCGCTCGACGTGACCGTGCAGGCACAGATCATCGACCTGCTGCGCGAACTGAACCGCGAGCGCGGCACCGCGATCGTGTTGATCACGCACGACATGGGCGTGGTCGCCGGCCTCGCGGACGACGTGATGGTCATGTACTCGGGCCGCACCGTCGAATACGCACCGGCCGAATCGATCTTCGCGGCGCCGTCGCATCCGTACACGATCGGCCTGCTCAATGCGCTGCCGCGCCTGACCGACGCGGACGATGCGCCGCTCGTCGCGATTCCCGGCAACCCGCCGATGCCCGGCACCGCGCCGGCCGGCTGCGCGTTCGCGAAGCGCTGCACGTATGCGGAAGAACGCTGCGGCGCGACGCGCCCCGCGCTCGAAACCTATGGCGCCGTGGGCGCGGTGCGCGCCTGCCACCGCCCGGTGGCCGATCTGACGGGAGGTCTGCGATGAGCGTCAATGAACGCCGCGATGCCGGCGCGACGGGCGACACGCTGCTGTCCGTCGACAATCTGAAGGTGCATTTCCGCGTGCCGCTCGGCGGCTATCCGTGGTCGCCGAAGGGCACGCTGCGCGCGGTCGACGGCGTGTCGTTCGACGTGAAACGCGGCGAGACGGTCGGTCTCGTCGGCGAATCGGGCTGCGGGAAGTCGACGCTTGCGCGCGCGCTGATCGGCCTCGTGCCGATGACGGCCGGCACGGTGAAGTGGCGCGGCGACGCCGTCACGCCTGATCACCTGCGCGGCACAGCGATGCGGCGCGAAGTGCAGATGATCTTCCAGGATCCGCTCGCGTCGCTCGATCCGCGCATGACGATCGAACAGGTCGTGGCCGAGCCGCTCGTCACGCACCAGGCTGGCCTCGGCCGCGCCGAAGTGCGCCGCCGC
It encodes the following:
- a CDS encoding ABC transporter ATP-binding protein, coding for MAALLEVDNLGVRFTRKDAPPIDAVSGVSFSLEAGKTLGIVGESGSGKSQTVMALLGLLAGNGTTTGAARYRGDNLLDMDTRALNAVRGDRIAMIFQDPMTSLNPFLTIERQMTETLQLHRKLSRKEATKRAIEALESVRIPDAARRIRMYPHEFSGGMRQRVMIAMALLSEPEILIADEPTTALDVTVQAQIIDLLRELNRERGTAIVLITHDMGVVAGLADDVMVMYSGRTVEYAPAESIFAAPSHPYTIGLLNALPRLTDADDAPLVAIPGNPPMPGTAPAGCAFAKRCTYAEERCGATRPALETYGAVGAVRACHRPVADLTGGLR